In Besnoitia besnoiti strain Bb-Ger1 chromosome I, whole genome shotgun sequence, the genomic window AAAAAAttgcagaagagaaaaaagcaacGTCAGCTGAGGACAAGGATACACAAAACTAGTGCGTGTCTTGTTCTTTGGAGTATCGCATTGTCAAACAGGTCGTCACGAGACCACGACGAAGAGTgcatttttttttttgtgcTGTTACCTCTAACGAATTCCTGGCGTTCTTGTAGGGGCGCCAGGGTGTCCGGAGTATGTACAAGGCCCTTCTCGTTTGTTCTTCTTTGGGCCTGCCAGAAGTTTCTTGCTGACGGTGAACTTCACCCTGACTTGTTGCACAGTTCAGACCCGCTAAGTATGGGATCTTTGTTCGACGTATTTGTCCCTAAAAGCTGCATTTTGACGATTTTCTGTTGCCTTGCTTCGTGCGTCCTGCTGTTAGCGTCAGGTGTTTGGTGGTCGACCATGTACCCCCCTCGCACCTTATCTGTGATACAGTCGACAAACAGCAGTTGACTGTCAAGCGCAACTAGACGCTTGGGCGATCTCGAAGCCCACTACCAAAATCCACAGTTCGAAACCACTTCAGGAAGCCGTATCATGAGACGCCGGTATTCCCAGTGTGGTCTCAAAGCTTTTTGCCATTGAGAGTATGCCGTGGTGTGAGATACCGCTTTCGCGTCCGTGGCAGGTTGAAAGTCAATATGCATGACGGCACGCAGTCACACGTCTTCCAACGAGGCGAGGGTCGTCGTGGGAATAAATTTTACTGTATGGTCGTGCTCAAGGCTCAGGTGTGGTTTCAATTGCGGCGTAGGTCGGTTCAATAATGAGGGCAGATCTTCGTTAACGCTTTCTCTGCACACCGTTTGTTTCGCATCAATGGAGCGACTTGCGCATCAATTGCCCATTTGAACCACGGCGGCTTGGTACGACTGTTCCTGCCAATCTTCAACGCTCCCTCCAAAACAGCATAGATCTTTTTGTGTTGCCCTTTTGTTTAGCGGTGCTTCCTTATAATATCAGTACTGAATACCGAGTGCGACACTCTTCACATGCTATCGACGCCGACAGGGGCATCTTATGTCAACAACTGCCAAGAGACACACTATCGCTAACCCAAGTAAAACGCGCTATCCACACCACTCAAACGAAGAACAGCAAGGAGATCAACAACCTTCGCCTGTGGCATCAGGTCAGCTTCTGAAGGCGATCAGTAACAGATTTAGGACGTTCTTTGTTGGATTCTAACCTGCATTGTGTGCCACCTCTGCAGTCACCGAAATATTTTACTATCTCCATCTATAAAAAAACAGCTTTCGAACTCAGTCGAAAGTAGCGAACCAGACGAACGTAACAGGCGCTTTAGCCTCAAGCGCCCGAGCCACGGGCTTCAAACTAGACAACGACCAGGCAGACGACAAAGGTGACAGGCGCCGTGGTTGCGGCACTCCACCAAGAGAAGTTGAATTCGGTGAACATGCACTTCACCTGCTCTCCATTTCGACATATTAAAGGTTGCAGACTTCTATGCGGGATATCCATGCAGTGCCAGCAGAGTCTATCGTCCCGTTGCCGCCTCCACTCTGCCTCTTCCCGTGCCCGTTTGATACTGCGCGGCACGGCCTTCTGTAATTGGGTCGCTACGCCAATCTGGAGGCGTTTAAATTGCATACAATACAAACTGCCGTGGACGACTCGGCGGTACCTGCGCACCGAGTACCCCTGTACCTTAACGCGACCAGAGTTGCACATCGGAATTATAGACCTCTACAATCCTCTGAAAAACTGCGTTCTACCGGACGCATAGAAGAACGGGGACCGCCATGCAAAACTGAATCCTCGCATCGTGTGTAGCAGGTGTACCATCAGCCTGCATTTTCAGAAAAAATTCAGAGCCTTGGTGAACCCCGGCCCAGAACCAGGGCGGTTGCCTCACGCCACAACGGACAGCCAACACTGGCGTTTGGTAGTTCACTCTGACCACCGGGTGAAGCACTTGTACGTATGTACCAGAGTGTAGTTACGGACCGTTCCCATCAACAACGCACACGGCACTATGATAAGTAACCTACATGAGCATCTTCTTGAGCTCGTCATAGAAAACCAAAACAAGCGCACCACCCGCGCCACGCAGGACATTAGCCCACGCGCCCTTGAAGAAGCCCTTGAAACCTTCCTGCTGGTAGACCTTCTTCCAGCAGTCTGCAGTTCCAGAGTACTGAATCTCCTGCTCTCCCTTCTTGCGACCTGCCATCATCATCATTCTTCTTCGGACAGTGTCGAAGGGGTAGGAGACGACACCAGCGGCAGCGGTCACGGTCTGCGCGACGGCCCATTTGTAGAAGATGTTTGCGTCATTGTTGGGTCCGAAAAgcatcgccttcgccgtgtCAAAGAGGCCGAAGTACGCTCCGCGGTAGACGATGATACCCTGGACTGACACGCCGAAGCCCTGGTACAGCGAGAAGAACCCGGTGCGGCGCCATATCTTGTTCAGGCAGTCCATCAATCCGGTAAATTCGCGTTCATTGCCCTTGCCAACGTCCGAAGCGAGACGAGTTCTTGCGAAGTCTAGAGGATACACAATAACCAATGAAGAAGCACCAGCCAGACCACCAGACGCAACATTGGTGCAGAAGAACTTCCAGAAGTCTTTTTTCTGGTCGTACTTGGGGAACATGCGCTTGAAGGTATCCTTGAAGGCGAAGTTAAATGCCTGCGTAGGGAAGTACCGGATGACATTAGCCAGGTTGCCTCTCCAAAGGGACCCGACACCCTGTTCGGCGGAGACACGGCGAAAGCAATCGACAATACCCGTGTAGCGGGGCATCTTTCCCTCCTTGATCTCCGGGATCGAGTCTTGCGTTTGGATCAGCATCTTGACACGCTCAATGGGAGCGACGATGGTCTTGGACACACCTGCTGAAATACCCCCCGCAAGGAAATCCTTAGCGGTGTTCATTAGCTGACTGTCAGCATTTCCCTTCTTCCCCCCCCGGTCGTGGCTTGTGCCGCCGCCATCTTGCTCGTACGATTGAACGACTCAGAAGCTAAATAGAGGTTTTCTTTCTTGAGGAACGCAGTATACTGGTTCTGGAAGAAAGCACAGCTGCTTTGTGTCCGAGCGAAAGAAGAGCTAAATGTTGCACAAGGAAGAGCCCGCTCTTGCAGAGAATGCGCATCGGCAGTCCCGTGCTCGATCGCGGGAAGAAGCACACGAAGAGTACGCGCAGAAAGATCCACTGAGGCGGCGAGATAGAGTGGGGAAGCGGGTCCTCAGccagaaggagagaagatAAACATGACAGAAATCCAACAGTGAAATGCTCGTCAGTGCAGCCTCTCTGCCGACGCACGACATTCTCGACGGGGCACTTCCTGACAGCGTCGTGAAAGTTCATCGGGCGATGTGTCTCCACCACCTGCGCTACAGGGCCGAGACGTAGAATATAGGACGCCGCACGCCCGAATCGAAGAGTGCGGTCGGatagggggggggggcgggggggaacTCGCAGATAAGAACAGAACGCCACCCTGCCAGACCCGATCCCCATCAATCACACACCCGCCGAGGCAAGCCAACTTCAGCAGTGTTTTCCGAAAATtagccgcgcgtctcctgtgAGGTGCAGCGACTGAGACTGCATGACTGCATGCCCTTAGTTCGTTTGAGACACCCCACAGGATGGCGAGCGCGTTTCTGTCTTCAAGTCGCGAGACTTGACATTGGATACTCCGAAACAAAAAAACGCTAATCACATTGTAGCCCAGTTTTCTCATAGGCTTGCTTTACGGACTGCGGCAGTGGAGGCAAGACGCACCCAGTCAGGCAGGAAACGAGTACGTGTCCGATGCCCAGGCGATGGAGAGTTTCCCGTGTCGTGGCGATGGCTTGTCAGCTCGAGGATTCAACGAGCCGCAGACGTAGAAGCGGCGCACGATGTGTTCCGTGGTGACGGTGCTGGCCTTGAGACGATTATATCGACTGCTGTCAATATCCGGTAAAGGCGGCATTTTCGTGTGTGCAACTATCCTTTAGGTTACAGTTTGTCTCCGTTCCTACGCAGTGGTGAGGAACACGCTGGCTCGACCTGACTGTGCCCGTTATGGGAAACGATCCAGACAACGACGCCCGTGCCGGCTGGACGGGCTtcgtgtgtctcctctgaCTGCTGATCATGCTCGACGCCGCCCCTGCCCCGGACTTCTCCCCCGCGGCACTGCGGCAGTTGACCCTCGACTGCACGCGAAACACATAATCAGCAGTCAGTGGCTTACGGGAGCCTGGCTGGGCGCGGCCGTGTGTCCCTTGGCAGCGTATGGCGGGAATTaaagccgcaggcgcacaggGCGCGCTAACACACGAGTTCCCAGACGTCGCTGCCGTCCGTCTGTCTGCGTGTTCAGTATGGCTAGTGATCTtcgcccgcccgcggcctcgaccTCACCGACGCCTCTCTGCTCCGGTGAAAACAGATGCATGCAGCGGGCccccttcgcctcttcttccaaccgctcgcctccgctcttgGCATGCGTCGTCGCACCCGATGGACGCGTCGCAGGCATCTACCGTGGAGGCTCTGTCCTCCTTCTCCACCGGAATCCGCAGTGCTGTACGTCGTTccccgcctcttcttcgccccaGTTCGAGACCCAGCCcggagagagcgaaaaaGGAAACTCGCGGCCTCGGAGACACCCTTCCGCCCCGTCGCATTTTCTCTGTCGATGTATAAAGGATGGGGCGCTCCGGGACCAAGTCCACCACCTTCTTGTTGTTCGCAATACGTTTCTTTCCGCGGTCACTGCTTCTCCGTTCACTCGCTCGGCTGGCTCGCGCTGCCACGACCTCCTCCTGCATGACGCCTTCGCGACAGGCCCGGGCTCCACGTCTGCTCCTGGACGGTCAGCAGGACTCTCTGACAGCGGCTCTTTTGGGCGAGCATCTGCGAGCGCCGGAGAGGGttttctctcgtctgcggcatGCAGCGGACAGCCTCGTAGtggctcgccttcttcactGCGGGTTTCTGCCACACCCCAGTTCGGCAGGACTGACTGCAGttttctgccgccgcgtgcgacgAGTCctagcgacgccgccgccgcgcccccgaGGCGAGCTTTCTGCCTGACACAGTTTTCCGCTGGTCGCTGGCCTGCATTTGCTCCAGAGGCGTGGAGATGTCTCTGCAcactgctgcgcgcctccctgGGGGCGCTTCTGAAGGCAACTtcggctgccttcgccgagCGACCTGCGCACCTCAGCCGCATCGCTGAAGACGTTTCGGAGTTTCTCGCGGGCACGCGGGTGCGGCTTCATGACGTCGAGGCGCTTCTTACGCCGTTCCAGTCGTCCGGCGGAGTGAGTAACGATCGGAGACAGAATGTGCGCGTGTGGGCTGTGGGCCTCGTGAAGGCTGGAAGAAGTAGTCAGCCCGACTCGGAGGCCCTGTCCAAGTCGAAAGAGAGCTTTCTGTCATCTCTGGACACGTATTCGAGCCTGATGCACAGCTCGTCCGGGTCCTCGTTTTCGTatcagagagagagagggcctAGCAAGTCCCACTGCGTtctgccgcgcagccccATGACGCCCTACCTCGAGCTTGACGCCACGGCTCAATTCGTTTTCACTCGCTGGCCTGCGTGCTTCTCGGAGTGCCGCGAATTGGTTCCTGTGGACTCGCTGTGCTCTGTGGAGGGAGGCACCGCCCGCCCGTGCCCACGTAGCCACCGCCGGAGTGgtggcgcagaggacgctgCCGATGCGGAAGTCGGTCAGGCGGGGGCGGAAGGATGGCGTGCGACTGGCGATCTTGTTACACCAGGGCAGTCATGTATGAGTTCTTCTGCGTCAGAGCAACTGACGAAAACTGTCTTTGCAGGTGGCTCCGCGGGAAAGTGGGAGGTGGGCGAGAGGGCCTCGACGCATTTACACAGCAGAGAGCCAGGACTAACTCTTGCCTACGCATATGACATACAGGAGCAGATGCTTTCGCTCGAGACAGCGGCCCACGAAGCTGCGTGGGTGCCGGCAGTCCGGCTGGCTGTCGCGACACACGTCGCTAGACGCCTGCAGGAGTGGTTAGAGGACGTCGAATGGGAGAGTTCCGGGTCCGGTGGAAAAGCGAGTTCTTCAGGTAGTCGACGTCCACCCCAGGCACCCTCCCCTCACCACGTCGCAGAACAATCCCAATTTATGGGGAACTCCTGGAGTGGAGACACTCAGTCGACCAGCTTACCGCCCTGTCATGCGGCGGGGCGTGCTGCTCGGCACCACCGAGCCTGCAGCGATGCGACGGAAGACCCGCGAGCAGACGCCCCGGGCGACCGGAGGCAACAGTTTCTTCGTCGCTCGACCAGACGTGCGTGTCAGGTGGCGCGTTTGCTCGGTCTGCTGGAAGGCCTTGAGCAATCGTCGCCTGGCGTCGCAGAGCTTCCTTCCAACGTGTTGCCAGCTGATGACCAGATGACGGCCACGAGGAGGAGTGACTGGCATTTTCAGGAAGACTCGACTCGAAAGAAGACTGTGGAAACGAGCGACTCTCTGCCCTTTCTCCGTGCGAGACTCCAGCAATCTCCCGTCGCTGGCATGTCCTTCGACGTGGCCCCACTCCCCTCTGTGCTGCCCATGCCGAGATCGTCTTCGGATCTCGGCGGTTGGAGCGACGGCCCCCCCGTGCCGCTCgaccggctgcggcgcctgccctGCCTGCTGCATTCAGCAGAGGACCCCGCGGCTGTGTATTCTGATCTGGGGGCTGAGATTAGTCAAAGCCTTCCGCCTTCGCACGCGTGGTCGCGGGAGCCTGGCGGGGGAGACGGAACGCGTAGCCGGGAGTGCGCCCGTGACGACCAACAAGGGCTGCTGTCGCAGGATTACGGAGGTCATGGATCTGTTGttgcttctgcgtctcgcagGCACTCTCCGGATAGCCAGACTCCGTTTTACGCGGCACAGCAGACTGCGAATCGCGATACAGACGGCACTGCGTTCGGGGGGCCAAGCTCGACTGCTCAGGAACCGGTGAACATGCCGTCTTCGCTGATCTGCGTAATTCCGTCTGTAGGTGTGATCCGCCTagggcctgcgcgtctcgatAGCTTGTCCACGAGATGTCTGTGTTTTCCCCTACCGTCCGCGGGTGAGGATTCGCCTTCCGTCGCTTTGGCAAGGAACGTGAGAAAGGGCGACTCTACGCCTCCAAATTTCACCTCACTggcttcgcggctgcggactTCCGGGCAGTCCTGGTCGCCGTCCAAAGCGTGCACACTCTCCGACTTCCAGGCTTGCCTTcagtctccttcctcctctcttttcgcgAATTCGCAAAGCGCTCCGTTTGCTGCAGAGGGGCAAACCAGCAGCATCTGCTGGTGTCTTTCAGGGCCTCGGAGCCGGGAGTCGCGTCCGACAGTGTCCCTTCAGTGGCTCCCGCGGGACCAACATCAAAGGTGCCGGCGAGATCTGCTTTCGGTAGCCGAGCTGCTTATGCATTCACAGCTGGAGTGGATGCAGGATCTGAGCATGCTGGGCGCACTCCTgacggaaggcgccgcggcgctcactCCTAGTCTCGCGGGAGTTGAGAAAAatgaagcagctgccgcgctggCTGTCGCTGAAACTCTACCAGAGTACGTGGATGCCTTGTGTgggcagccggcggcggggcgaggcgcagtGCAGGGGACGTACGCTGCGCGCATCTGGCGCCGAAAGGGATGTGGGAGGCGGCCGTCAAGAGGGAGCTCTGCCGGACGAGAAAGCGATGACACAGAAGCACGCGCAGCAACGGCCGCTGAAGAGGCCCTCCACCTCTTGTTCAAAGCGCTTTCTCAAACCCAGACCCCGTTTAGTCAGAAAGGAAGTGCGTCGTTCAGAGACGTGAACAAAACGCTGGCTGTGGCACAGAGTGGAACGGAGAGTCGAGTTAGAAGCAGTGACGAACCAGGACGGGCAGTGGGGTCCCGTAGCGCATGCCTAGAAGTCGAACACCAGCGCTGGCCTCTCCCAGGAGTCGGAGTGTTTTCGCTCTCGAAGAAGATACTCAGCCCTGGGTTTTCCTCAGCTCTATTCTTGGCGTTCGCCCACATTGTTTCGCGTGTGTCGAAGTTCGGTAGGCCCTGGAGAGTAGCTGGGACGCGCACGGTTCAGCCAGGGCTCCGCGAGGCGTACACCGGGCTACACGGTCTCTCGCATGCGAGTTCCGTTTCGGAGGGGAGCTACTCTGTCGGAACTCACTCAGAGGACGCACAAGGATGGAGCGCGAGCAGTGGAGGGTTTGATTCACAGGAAATCCCTCCACCGCTGAGACAGGAGGAGAAGATGTCGCGCTGTGCTGGGAGCGTCAATCTTTCTTTTCAGATGACAGAGTGGCTGCCACAGTTTTTTTCCATTAAGGGCACGCTGGCCTCTTCTGGACTGTGTGCAACGTTGCACTTCAGCACAGTCCAGCAACAGGTGCTGCGTGAGATTCAGGGCGATGCGCCGCTCTCGACTCTTCTCTCGTGGCCCTGGAGCTCTCCTCCGGCCTCGCACATTCCCCTCGCGTGCGACAAGCAACGAGCAGTGTACGGACGGCCCCCTCAtctgcgcaggccgctcaGTTCAGCGATAGGCAGCGCGTTTGCAGCAGCAAGCGACCCCGTTCTAGAGGAGGAATGGTGTGGAGACTTTGCGGACCCGCGGACTCTCTTGGAGAGAATGACACGACTCGTGAAGCTGTTCCCGCACGGCGCAGATAAGCGCGGAAAGCACGCCGGCGTCTCACACGTGAACCAGGAGTCGCTTTTCCGATCTCCCTACACCGGCCACGTTGGGACTTTGCAAAGTGGCGGACTGCGTGACCGAGACCGACTGGCGCAGCTCAATGATGCGGGACGCACTGCGACAGCTGCCGCAATGGAGGAGAGCTTTTCAGGCGCATCTGAGTCAGGCATCGGCCCTCAGAAGCACTCGCAGCAGCTCTCGATGGAGAGCGACGCACAAGATTTTTCGGCTGCCCCCGCTGCCGAGGTCGAGGCgtcacgcgctgcagcacgcgagGCCTCTGCTTCTGGCCTGTCTTGTTTCTGTCTGACGGCTGTTGTCGTGACCCACGTCTCCGTAGTCCACGCCCCGACGAAGGGCCCTGAACTCGTCCGCCcagaggcctgcgcctcccCCGGGGAGATTGCCGCCCTTCTCGCTTGGTCAAAAGTGGCCACGCCATTGGCGAGCAGTGAACTCTGGAGCGCAGAAGACTTTCCGCAGAAAGAGAATCTGCGTGTGTGTACTGGGGGCGATCTGCCAAACGCGTCTTGTTTCGGTTCCGCCATACAGAGAACTGGTGCCGATGACAGGGCAGAAGAAATTTCGCGCATTCGTGAAGCCTCAGGCAAAGGGGATCAGAACCTTTCTGGGGGTCCTGAGGTAGGGGGTCCGCAGGCCTTGTACTCTAGCTTCCTCGTGCCAAGCGTCACTCCTGACCAGGCTAAAGAGATCCAGATCGCAATTGCAGCAGTCCTCGACTGCCTAGAGTGCTGGAGACAAGAacgagacgccgaggcggcgacggagctcTTCCGGGAGCTGAACAGACAAGTCATCCAACAGAGTGAACGGATTGAAAGGAAGCTCCACCGACGCCGCCATGCCGAGCCAAAGAGAAGCGACTCCCCTGGGGGTTTTCGTGCAGgccgggcggcgcagaggggctAAACAAAAGCACGGTCACATGCCTACCTGCTCAAATGCGGTGTAGACTCTGCGTGCTGCTGGTGGTGTTTCATGCCGGTGATGCCAGGCAAGGAACGAACTCTGCCGATCCCAGCTCAGAGGAAGGCGGATATACAAATGAATCGAAGATGTGCTTCGAAGAGTCAGCAAGGGTGCCAACGAGTCGGATCTGTAAGTGACTATTCTCAATCAAAAGATATTATTTCAGGGAATCAACGTACATGCAAGAAGGTCGATCGTATGTACTGCAGCAAACGAGCCAGACCGTGTATATCTTGTCAATTCGTACGGAACTCGAGAGCAGTAAAACGATTTTTGTACAGTAACTATTTCACTTTTCAAGGCGTGTATACTCATAGATCAGTCGGCGAAGGTCCGATCATGCGGCCTTCAATGGGTGAAAACGCGAGCGGTTGCTGGAGCAGTTGCGGGCGGGGCACAGATCCAGCCGTAGTAAGATACGTTTATTCGGCCTCTTTTCGCAATGCGAGTATTCGTGGGAATGCCCCCTTCGCTGTGCTGCAATATAGGTAGGCAGgatgcagcagagaggccAGGCGTTTCCACTCACGGGCTCTCAGCTTCTTCTGTAGTCACGTCCCGACGCTCTTCTCAAGCTACGTGGCTTCTGCAGGAAGGGACGTGGCTGCCGGATTCAGTAACTGACGTGAAAATGTGCTATGCCGGTAGAAGGAGTCATCTCTTTTTGTAACGGGAGGCATCCAATGAAGCTGCGTCCCGGCCCTCTTACACGGACAAGAATTGAAGTACGCGTAGTCTTCCGTAAAGCCACAAGGCTTTGTGGGGTCGATTCACCCGTTCAGTTCCCGGAAGTGAGTACGCAGTTGCACTGCGGCGTACGAGTGCAACAGCTCCTCGAAACAAAATGACAAGCATTTCCTTTCACAAATCACCGCAGGGCAGCAACGCGCCACCACACTTGCCGCCATTccagggggcggggggggggggggggagagaagaaggggTGACTACAGATGACTGTCTAAGTGTTGGATATTTTTCGTTTCAAGACTTTCGGATGACACGCACGTTGTGCTCCCGCTTCCTGGCACGCGCTTGTCCCACTGGAAATCCAGTAGCAGGTCATGATCTCTTAAAAAATCTGAAGGGCAAAATCTCCTGCCTTC contains:
- a CDS encoding putative adenine nucleotide translocator (encoded by transcript BESB_003730) produces the protein MNTAKDFLAGGISAGVSKTIVAPIERVKMLIQTQDSIPEIKEGKMPRYTGIVDCFRRVSAEQGVGSLWRGNLANVIRYFPTQAFNFAFKDTFKRMFPKYDQKKDFWKFFCTNVASGGLAGASSLVIVYPLDFARTRLASDVGKGNEREFTGLMDCLNKIWRRTGFFSLYQGFGVSVQGIIVYRGAYFGLFDTAKAMLFGPNNDANIFYKWAVAQTVTAAAGVVSYPFDTVRRRMMMMAGRKKGEQEIQYSGTADCWKKVYQQEGFKGFFKGAWANVLRGAGGALVLVFYDELKKMLM
- a CDS encoding hypothetical protein (encoded by transcript BESB_003740), which translates into the protein MASDLRPPAASTSPTPLCSGENRCMQRAPFASSSNRSPPLLACVVAPDGRVAGIYRGGSVLLLHRNPQCCTSFPASSSPQFETQPGESEKGNSRPRRHPSAPSHFLCRCIKDGALRDQVHHLLVVRNTFLSAVTASPFTRSAGSRCHDLLLHDAFATGPGSTSAPGRSAGLSDSGSFGRASASAGEGFLSSAACSGQPRSGSPSSLRVSATPQFGRTDCSFLPPRATSPSDAAAAPPRRAFCLTQFSAGRWPAFAPEAWRCLCTLLRASLGALLKATSAAFAERPAHLSRIAEDVSEFLAGTRVRLHDVEALLTPFQSSGGVSNDRRQNVRVWAVGLVKAGRSSQPDSEALSKSKESFLSSLDTYSSLMHSSSGSSFSYQRERGPSKSHCVLPRSPMTPYLELDATAQFVFTRWPACFSECRELVPVDSLCSVEGGTARPCPRSHRRSGGAEDAADAEVGQAGAEGWRATGDLVTPGQSCMSSSASEQLTKTVFAGGSAGKWEVGERASTHLHSREPGLTLAYAYDIQEQMLSLETAAHEAAWVPAVRLAVATHVARRLQEWLEDVEWESSGSGGKASSSGSRRPPQAPSPHHVAEQSQFMGNSWSGDTQSTSLPPCHAAGRAARHHRACSDATEDPRADAPGDRRQQFLRRSTRRACQVARLLGLLEGLEQSSPGVAELPSNVLPADDQMTATRRSDWHFQEDSTRKKTVETSDSLPFLRARLQQSPVAGMSFDVAPLPSVLPMPRSSSDLGGWSDGPPVPLDRLRRLPCLLHSAEDPAAVYSDLGAEISQSLPPSHAWSREPGGGDGTRSRECARDDQQGLLSQDYGGHGSVVASASRRHSPDSQTPFYAAQQTANRDTDGTAFGGPSSTAQEPVNMPSSLICVIPSVGVIRLGPARLDSLSTRCLCFPLPSAGEDSPSVALARNVRKGDSTPPNFTSLASRLRTSGQSWSPSKACTLSDFQACLQSPSSSLFANSQSAPFAAEGQTSSICWCLSGPRSRESRPTVSLQWLPRDQHQRCRRDLLSVAELLMHSQLEWMQDLSMLGALLTEGAAALTPSLAGVEKNEAAAALAVAETLPEYVDALCGQPAAGRGAVQGTYAARIWRRKGCGRRPSRGSSAGRESDDTEARAATAAEEALHLLFKALSQTQTPFSQKGSASFRDVNKTLAVAQSGTESRVRSSDEPGRAVGSRSACLEVEHQRWPLPGVGVFSLSKKILSPGFSSALFLAFAHIVSRVSKFGRPWRVAGTRTVQPGLREAYTGLHGLSHASSVSEGSYSVGTHSEDAQGWSASSGGFDSQEIPPPLRQEEKMSRCAGSVNLSFQMTEWLPQFFSIKGTLASSGLCATLHFSTVQQQVLREIQGDAPLSTLLSWPWSSPPASHIPLACDKQRAVYGRPPHLRRPLSSAIGSAFAAASDPVLEEEWCGDFADPRTLLERMTRLVKLFPHGADKRGKHAGVSHVNQESLFRSPYTGHVGTLQSGGLRDRDRLAQLNDAGRTATAAAMEESFSGASESGIGPQKHSQQLSMESDAQDFSAAPAAEVEASRAAAREASASGLSCFCLTAVVVTHVSVVHAPTKGPELVRPEACASPGEIAALLAWSKVATPLASSELWSAEDFPQKENLRVCTGGDLPNASCFGSAIQRTGADDRAEEISRIREASGKGDQNLSGGPEVGGPQALYSSFLVPSVTPDQAKEIQIAIAAVLDCLECWRQERDAEAATELFRELNRQVIQQSERIERKLHRRRHAEPKRSDSPGGFRAGRAAQRG